The sequence below is a genomic window from Pseudoxanthomonas sp..
TGATCCGCCAGCCCTTCCACTCCACCGTCAGCCGATCACGGCCGGCGGCATAGCGCTTGTGCTCGTTGGCGTAGCGGAACAGGTGGCGCTTGTCGTAGTACTGGAGATCGCCATCGGGTGTCGCGAACAGCAGGCGATTGAACACGCCTTCGTCGGTACGCAACTGCACGCTGCCGGTGACGGCGGCATCGAGTTTCGTGGCCTGTTCGCGGATCCACGCCACCGTGGCGCCCTCCATGCCTTCGGCCTGGTCGATCGCCTCGTTGCTGAAGCCGCTGGTGAAGGTCTCCGGCAGGATCACCAGATCGGTCTGCCCTGCCAGCGGCGCGATCAGGCCACCGTAGTAGTCGCGGTTGCCCGCCGGGTCGTGCCAGCGGGTCTCGCCCTGTACGAGGGAAATGCGAAGATCCTGCATCGTTTCTGTCTCCAGGCCGCCACCATGATGATGACGATCGAAATGTATCCGACGTCATCCCAGCGCAAGCTGGGATCCATTGGCTTTGCCGCTTTTCGAAGGCTGGAGCAGAAACCAGATGGATTCCGGCCTGAACAGCCATTCGACTGTTGAAAGCCGACGGAATGACGCGTCTTTACAGCGTCTTCAACCGTTCGATCGCCGCATCCAGCGTCGCCTCGTTCTTGGCGAAGCACAGGCGCGCCAGGCGCTGACCGGCCGGCGGTGTGTCGTAGAACGGCGACAGCGGGATCGCGGTGACGCCATGTTCGATGGTCAGCCACTTCACGAACTCGGCATCCGGCAGATCGCTGACCGCCGAATAGTCGACCAGCTGGAAGTAGCCGCCCGGCACCGGCAGCGGTTTGAACTTCGTGCCCAGCAGCTGTTTGCGGAAGCGGTCGCGCTTGTCCTGGTAGAACGCGCCCAGCTGCTCGTAGTGTTCCGGTTCGTCGCGGATCATCGCGGCGAAGGCATGCTGCGCGGGAGCGAACGTGCAGAACACGTTGTACTGGTGCACCTTGCGGAACTCCGCGCTCAGCGCCGGCGGCGCGATGGCATAGCCGATCTTCCAGCCGGTACAGTGGTAGGTCTTGCCGAAGCTGGACACGACGAACGCGCGCGCGGCCAGTTCCGGATACCGCAGGATCGACTCGTGGCGACGACCGTCGAACACGATGTGCTCGTACACCTCGTCGGAGATCAGGTAGATGCCGGTACCTTCCAGCAACGCCGACAACGCGCGGATGTCGGCTTCGTCGAACATCGCGCCGGACGGGTTGTGGGGGCTGTTGACGATCAGCAGGCGCGTCTTCGGCGTGATGGCCGCACGCACGCGGTCCCAGTCCACCGCGAACGTCTGCGGATCCAGCGGCACGTGCACGGCGCGCGCGCCGGCCAGGTCGATGGCAGGCTCGTAGCTGTCGTAGGCCGGGTCCAGCACGATGACCTCTTCGCCCGGGCGCACCACCGCGTGGATGGCGTTGAACAGCGCCTCGGTGGCGCCGCTGGTCACGGTGATCTCGGTGTCCGGGTCCACCTGCCGTCCGTAGCAGCGCAGCACCTTCTCGGCGATGGCCTGGCGCAGCGGCGCCACGCCGGTCATCGGCGCGTACTGGTTGTGGCCTGCGCGCATGGCGGCGTCCAGTTCGTCCACCAGCCGCTGCGGCACCGCGAAATCCGGGAACCCCTGCCCCAGGTTGACCGCGCCGTGCTCGGCGGCCAGCTGCGACATGACGGTGAAGATGGTGGTGCCCACCTTGGGCAGCTTGGTCTGCGGCTGGGACATCCTGGTTCGGGGACTCGTCGTTGGGGGGAGCGCAGAGTGTACGCGCCGGGCGTTACGCGCGATGATGCGGCCATGGCCGACCACCGTGCTTCCGCCGACGGCACCGGCCTCGGAGCGGTTCCCGAGGCGGAGCGCGCGCGGCTGGCCGCCGCCTGGGCCGCCGCGCATTACTTCGTCAGCGTCGGCCGGCAGGAGTGGCTGTTCCGCACCGGCATGACCGCCCCAGATGTCGAGCGGCAGGTCATGGCATCGCGCTATCTGTTCATCACCGCGTGGAATCCGCCGCCCGGCGACGCGCCGCGACCGGTCAACGACGCGGCGCAGGAACGCCTGCATGCGCGCCTGCACATGCTGGGCCTGGCGTTCCACCCCGCGCTCGGCTGCAACAGCCAGGGCGGCATGGTCGAGCACGGTTGCCTGGTGCTGGACCCCTCGACGGAACAGGCCGATGCGCTGGCGCGCGAATTCGGCCAGGGCGGCACCCTGTTCTGGCACGCCGACGCGCCGGTGCGGCTGCGGATGATGTGGCCGCGCCCGCCGCAGGCCGACGACGATCCGCACACCGACTGGGTGGGCTGACACCGCGACGGCGTGTCGCAGGCGGCCGGACCGGCCCCTCCGTTTAGAATGGGCGGCTGAACCGCCAGGACACTCCAGCCTCCCGCCCGGGAACGCCCGATCCGATGACCGACGCCGCTCCCCGCCACCCGCCCTTGCTGGCCGCCCGCGCCCTGGCGTTCTCGCGCAATGACGAACCGGTGTTCGGGCCGCTGGACTTCGCCGTGGACGAGGGCGAGGCGCTGCTGGTGCAGGGCGGTAACGGGGTCGGCAAGACCACCCTGCTGCGCGTACTGGCCGGCCTGCTGCGTGCCGATGCCGGCCAGATCGACATCGACGGCCAGCCCGCCGGCCCGTCGCGCCGGGCGCACGCGATGGCCTACCTCGGCCACCTGCCGGCCCTCAAAGCCGACCTGAACACCCTCGAAAACCTCAACTTCCTCTGCGGCCTGCATGGCCGCCGCGCACGCCAGATGCCCGGCAATGCGCTGGCGATGGTCGGCCTGGCCGGCTACGAGGACGCCCTCGCCCGCCAGCTGTCCGCCGGGCAGAAGAAGCGCCTCTCGCTGGCCCGCCTGTGGCTGTCGCCCTCGCCGCTGTGGCTGCTGGACGAGCCCTACGCCAACCTCGACCTGGACGGCATCACCCTGGTGAACCGCATGATCTCCGCGCACCTGCGCGACGGCGGCGCCGCGCTGGTCACCACCCACGGCGCCTACGCCGCGCCACCGGTGCAGACGCGGATGCTGGTGCTGGAACGGGGAGGCGCGGCATGAACCCCGCCGTGATGTTTCCGACGCCGCCGCACACCGTCCCCTCCCCCGTTCACGGGGGAGGGCCGGGGTGGGGGCAAACCGGCGCACGTCGATGCGTCGGCCCGGTCCCGCATCGAGTGTCGCGTATGCAGGGACGGCGCGTGCGGAATTCCTATGCCTTGATCACGGCACACCACTCCGCTTCGCCCCCATCCCAGCCTTCCCCCGCATGCGGGGGAAGGAGCTGCTTCGTGGGGGCCCACGCATGAGCACCGCACCGTCACTCCTCCAGACCGCCCGTGCGCTTGTTGTCCGCGACGTGCAGCTCCTGTGGCGCCGTCGCGGCGACGCGCTGCAGCCGGCGCTGTTCGCGCTGCTGGTGGTGGTGCTGTTCGCGCTCGGACTCGGCACCGAGCCGCAGGCACTGGCCAGGGTCGCGCCGGCGGTGCTGTGGGTGGCGGTGCTGCTGGCCGGGTTGCTGTCGCTGGATACGCTGTTCCGCGGCGATGCCGAGGACGGCTCGCTCGAGCAGTGGATCCTGGCGCCGGTGCCGCTTTCCTGGCTGGTGCTGGTGCGCGTGCTGACCCACTGGGCCACCACCACGCTGCCGCTGGTGCTCGCCGCGCCGCTGCTCGGCGAGATGCTGCACCTGCCACGCAGCCAACTACCGATGCTGCTGGCCACGCTTGCGCTGGGCACGCCGCTGCTGAGCCTGCTGGGCGCGGTGGTCGCGGCGCTGACGGTCGGCATGAGGCGCTCTGGTATTCTTGTGGCCCTGCTGGCGTTGCCGTTGTACGTCCCCGTGCTGGTGTTTGGCGCCGGTGCCGTCGCCGCCAGCGCACAAGGGCTGGATGCCTCCGGCGCCCTCCTCTGGCTGGGCGCCGGCCTGCTGCTCTCGCTGCTGCTGGCGCCCCTGGCCGCCGCCGCGGCGATCCGCATCGCCCTGACCTGAAGACCTACGCCGCCGCATGAATCCTCTCGTCCGCTGGTTCCACCAACTCGGTTCACCACCCTACTTCGACCGCTTCGCGGCGCGCTGGACGCCGTGGTGTTACCTGGCCGCCATCGTGCTGCTCGGCCTGGGCCTGTGGCAGGCGCTGTTCGTGGTGCCGGCCGACTACCAGCAGGGCGACAGTTTCCGCATCCTCTACATCCACGTGCCCAGCGCCTGGATGAGCATGTTCGTGTTCGGCCTGATGGCGTTCTACGCGGCCATCGCGCTGGTCTGGCGGATCAAGCTGTGCGAGATCCTGGCGATGGCCTGCGCGCCGACCGGCGCCGCGTTCACCGTCATCACCCTGGCCACCGGCAGCATCTGGGGCAAGCCGATGTGGGGCACGTGGTGGGACTGGGACCCGCGCCTGACCACCGAACTGATCCTGCTGTTCCTCTACCTGGGCGTGATGGGCCTGTACGGCGCCATCGACGACCGCCGCAGCGCCGCCCGCGCGGCCGGCCTGCTGGCCATCGTGGGCGTGGCGATCCTGCCGGTGATCCGCTACTCGGTGGTGTGGTGGAACTCGCTGCACCAGGGCCAGACCATCCGCGTGTTCGGCGAGTCCAGCATGGACGACAGCATGATCCTGCCGCTGGTGCTGATGGTGATCGCGACGAAGTTCTGGTTCGCCGGTTCGCTGCTGGCGCGCGCGCGTGCCGACAACCTGCGCCGCGAGGCCGGCAAGGATTGGGTGGCGAAGCTCGCCGCCGCGAAGGAGGCCACGCCGTGAGCTACCTCGAATACGTCATCGGCGCCTACGCCGTGTTCGCCGTGGTGCTGGGCTGGGATTTCCTCGCCCCGCGCCTGCAGGTGCGCCGCGAGCTGCGCGCCGCCCGCCAACGCGTGGCGCGCGACGCGCGCCGCAACGCCGCCCCCGCCGACCTGGAACGCTGACCGATGAATCCCGTGCGTCGCCGCCGCCTGCTGTTCGTGCTGCTCGCCGTCCTGGTGGCCGGCACCGCCACCGCGCTCATCGCGATGGCCCTGCAGCGCAACGTGGCCTACCTCTACACCCCGGCTGAGGTACTGCGCGGCGAAGCCGGCGAAGCCCGCTTCCGCCTGGGTGGCATGGTCGAGAAAGGCTCGTTCAAGCGCGAACCGGGCTCGCTGGTCACGCACTTCGGCGTCACCGACGGCGATGCGCAGCTGACGGTGCGCTACGACAAGATCCTGCCCGACCTGTTCCGCGAGGGACAGGCCGTGGTCGCCACCGGCTCCATGCAGGATGGCGTCTTCGTGGCCACCGACGTGCTGGCCAAGCACGACGAGGCCTACATGCCGAAGGAAGTCGCCGACAAGATGGGCAAGGCGCACCAGAAGCACGACGTGCAGGCCGCGCCTGCCGGGTCCGTGAATTGAGGGTGCCGCGTGCCCGCTCCCTTCTCCCCGCGTGCGGGGAGAAGGTGGCCGGAGGCCGGATGAGGGGCGCTTTTGCCGTTGCTCTCCGTGCGCCCCGCGAACTACCGCGCGCGTTGCTGGTTCCCGGATTGCGGACGCCCCCTCTCTCCGCTCGCCCCTCACCCGCCTTCGGCACCCACCCCGGCCCGGCGCAGCGCGCCCGGCGTTCAAACGATCTGCGCGGCATGCCGCGCAAGCAGATCGTTCTCACCCCCGTCCGCAGGGCGAGGGAATGGATGACTGATGCTTCCTGAACTCGGACAAATCGCGCTGATCCTGGCGCTGCTGGTGGCGATCCTGCAGGCGGCGCTGCCGCTGGCCGGGGCGCAACGCAACAAGACGGCCTGGATGGAGGTGGCACGACCGGCCGCGTATGCGCAGCTGTGGCTGGTGATGCTGGCCTTCATCGCCCTCACCGTGGCGTTCGTGAAGCAGGATTTCTCGGTCAAGTACGTGGCCGACAACTCCAATTCGCTGCTGCCGATGGTCTACCGCTACACCGCGGTGTGGGGCTCGCACGAGGGTTCGCTTCTGCTGTGGGCGCTGGTGCTGGCGCTGTGGACCGGCGCGGTGGCGCTGTTCTCGCGCCGCCTGCCGGACGTGGTGATGGCGCGCGTGCTCGGCGTGATGGGCGTGGTGGCGATCGGCTTCCTGGCCTTCCTGATCTTCACCTCCAATCCTTTCGTCCGCCTGCTGCCGTCGCCGGGCGAAGGCCGCGACCTCAATCCGCTGCTGCAGGACCCGGGGATGATCATCCATCCGCCGCTGCTGTACGTGGGCTACGTGGGCTTCGTGGTGCCGTTCGCGTTCGCCATCGCCGCGCTGCTCGACGGTCACGTGGATGCACGCTGGCTGCGCTGGACGCGGCCGTGGACGAACGTGGCCTGGGGCTTCCTGACGCTGGGCATCGCGCTGGGCAGCTGGTGGGCGTACTACGAACTGGGCTGGGGCGGCTGGTGGTTCTGGGACCCGGTCGAGAACGCCAGCTTCATGCCGTGGCTGGTCGGCGCGGCGCTGATCCATTCGCAGGCGGTCACCGAGAAGCGCGGTGCGTTCCGTGGCTGGACGCTGCTGCTTGCGATCGCCGCATTCTCGCTGTCGCTGCTGGGCACGTTCCTGGTGCGCTCGGGCGTGATCACCAGCGTGCACGCCTTCGCCGCCGATCCCACCCGCGGCGTGTTCATCCTGATCTTCCTCGGCATCGTGATCGGCAGCTCGCTGCTGCTGTACGCGCTGCGCGCGCCGCAGTTGGCCGATGGCGAATCGGAGAAGTCGTACTTCGCCGCCAGCTCGCGCGAGACGCTGCTGCTGGCCAACAACCTGCTGCTCACCGCGGCCTGCGCGATGGTGCTGCTGGGCACCCTGTACCCGCTGATCGCCGATGCGCTCAATCTCGGCAAGATCTCCGTCGGTCCGCCGTACTTCAGCCTGCTCTTCATCGTGCTGATGGCGCCGCTGGTGGCGCTGGTGCCGTTCGGGCCGATCACCAGGTGGCAGCGCGACAACCTGGCCAAGCCATTCGCCATGCTGCTGCCGTGGGCCGGTCTGGCGCTGGTGCTGGCCGTCATCGCGTACTTCGTGGCCCCGCAGGGCAAGCTGAAGGTCGCCGCCGGCATCCTCGGTGCGGCCTGGGTCGGCCTGGGCACGCTGCGCTTCCTCTGGCAGCGCCTGCGCGCGAACGGCCGCTTCACCCCCGAGATGCTCGGCATGACGCTGGCGCATACCGGCGTAGCGGTGTTCCTGGTCGGCGCACTGCTGGTCGAGGGACTGAACGTGCAGCGCGAACTGGCAGTGAAGCCCGGCCAGACGGTCGAGGTCGGCCGCTGGGGCTTCCACTTCCAGGGCGTCGATGAAACGCAGGGACCCAACTACCTGTCCGACCGCGGCCACGTGCAGGTGCTGCGCGACGGCAAGCCGGTGACGCTGCTGCACCCCGAAAAGCGTGCCTACGCCAGCGGCGGCCAGGTGATGACCGAAGCCGGCATCAGGCCCGGCGTGCTGGGCGACGTCTACGTCGCCATCGGCGAACCGCTGGGCAACGACGCCTGGGCGTTGCGCGTGCACATCAAACCCTTCGTCCGCTGGATCTGGCTCGGCGCCGCGCTGATGGCGCTGGGCGGCTTCGTCACCGCCGCCGACCGCCGGTTCCGGAACCACAAGACCGCCGAGGCGCGCCCCGCATGAACCACGCATCCGAACTCCCGCCCTCACCGCCGCGCTCGCGCGGCGCGATGACCTTTGCGCTGGTCATCATCGGCCTGTTCTTCGTCGGCCTGATGGGCCTGCTGTACTACGGCGTGAAGCAGTCCGACCGCGCCGGGCGCGATGCGCTGCCCTCGCCGCTGATCGGCAAGCCCGCGCCCGCGTTCGACCTGCCGCTGCTGCACGACCCGGCCAGGCGCGTCACCAACGCCGACCTCGCCGGCCAGCCCTACGTGATGAACGTGTGGGGCAGCTGGTGCCCGGAATGCCGCGTCGAACATCCGGTGCTGACGAAGTTCGCACTGACCAAGCGCGTGCGCTTCATCGGCTACAACCTCAAGGACGAGCGCGAGGACGCGCTGCGCTGGCTGGAGCAGTTCGGCAATCCGTACATGATGGTGGTCGCCGACCTCGAGGGCCGCACCGCGATCGACTGGGGCATCTATGGCGCGCCGGAGACCTTCCTGGTCGACGACCAGGGCGTGATCCGGTGGAAGCACGTCGGTGCCATCGACCAGGCCATCATCGACCAGCAGCTGATCCCCGCGCTGGAAAAGATCGAAGCCGGCCGATGACCGCATTCCCGACATCAAGGCTCCCATGTAGAGCCGAGCTTGCTCGGCTGCGCGATGCGGCAACGAAGAGCAGCCGAGCAAGCTCGGCTCTACGGTACGTGCTCGCATTGCTGCTGGCGCTCTGCACCCTCCCCGCCTTCGCGCAGGCCAGCGATCCCACCCCGCTGCAATTCCGCGACGAAGCCGAGGAAGTCCGCTTCCACAAGCTCACCGCCGAGTTGCGCTGCGTGATGTGCCAGAACCAGTCGCTGGCCGACTCCAACGCGCAGATCGCGCACGACCTGCGTCGCGAGGTGCTCGACCTGATGCGCCAGGGCAAGGACGACACCCAGGTGAAGCAGTTCCTCGTCGAGCGCTACGGCGAATTCGTGCTGTACAAGCCCGACGTCGCGCCCGGCACCTACATCCTCTGGTTCGGCCCGCTGCTGCTCCTGCTCGCCGGCGGCGTGTGGGTCGGCCGCATCGTCGCCAAGCGCGCGAAGCAGCCGGCACCCGCCACCGACGATACCGACCAGGAGTGGTGATGACCGTCTTCGTGATCCTCGCCATCGTACTGTCGCTGGCCGTGCTGCTGGCGGTGCTGTGGCCGCTGTGGCGTGAAGCACGCGGTCTGGTGATCGCCGGCGTGGCGACGCTGGGCATCGCCACGTTCGCGCTGTATCGCGTGGTCGGCACGCCGGCCGCGCTCGCGCCCGAGGCGGCCTCCGCCGCCATGCCCGCCACCCTGGACGATGCGGTCGCGCAGCTGGAAGCGGAATTGCAGAAACAGCCCAACGAGCCCGAAGGCTGGCGCCTGCTGGGCAAGTCCTACGCCGCCCTGCAGCGCTTCGACGATGCGCAGAAGGCGTTCGAGCGCGCCGTGCAGCTGCTGCCCACCGATGCCGACCTGCTGGTCGAAGCCGCACAGGCACGCCTGTTCAACAACCCCGAGCGCAAGCTGGACGCGCAGGCCATCGCCCTGCTCGACCAGGCCGTGGCGATCAATCCCGACCACCAGCGCGCCCTGTGGTTCGTCGGCCTGGCGCAGCGTCAGGAAGGCAGGCACGCGGAAGCGGCGAAGACCTGGGAGCCGCTGCTGGCCAAGGTCGATCCCAACACCGCCGCCACCCTGCGCACGCAGATCAACGAAGCCCGCGCCGACGCCGGCCTGCCGCCGCTCGCGGACACCGCACCGGCCGCCTCGGCCGACACAGCGCCCGCACTGCTCACGGTCACCGTGGAGCTGGCGCCGGCATTGAAGGACAAGCTGGCGCCGGGCGACACGCTGTTCGTGTTCGCCCGCCAGATCGGCGGTCCACCGATGCCG
It includes:
- a CDS encoding tetratricopeptide repeat protein, with product MTVFVILAIVLSLAVLLAVLWPLWREARGLVIAGVATLGIATFALYRVVGTPAALAPEAASAAMPATLDDAVAQLEAELQKQPNEPEGWRLLGKSYAALQRFDDAQKAFERAVQLLPTDADLLVEAAQARLFNNPERKLDAQAIALLDQAVAINPDHQRALWFVGLAQRQEGRHAEAAKTWEPLLAKVDPNTAATLRTQINEARADAGLPPLADTAPAASADTAPALLTVTVELAPALKDKLAPGDTLFVFARQIGGPPMPVAAKRLPVSAFPVTVPLGDGDSPMPTLKLSQLPQVQLVARIAKGSGPAAQTGDLEAAAVTADVKAGNTYTLTIDRVVP
- the ccmA gene encoding heme ABC exporter ATP-binding protein CcmA encodes the protein MTDAAPRHPPLLAARALAFSRNDEPVFGPLDFAVDEGEALLVQGGNGVGKTTLLRVLAGLLRADAGQIDIDGQPAGPSRRAHAMAYLGHLPALKADLNTLENLNFLCGLHGRRARQMPGNALAMVGLAGYEDALARQLSAGQKKRLSLARLWLSPSPLWLLDEPYANLDLDGITLVNRMISAHLRDGGAALVTTHGAYAAPPVQTRMLVLERGGAA
- the ccmB gene encoding heme exporter protein CcmB — its product is MSTAPSLLQTARALVVRDVQLLWRRRGDALQPALFALLVVVLFALGLGTEPQALARVAPAVLWVAVLLAGLLSLDTLFRGDAEDGSLEQWILAPVPLSWLVLVRVLTHWATTTLPLVLAAPLLGEMLHLPRSQLPMLLATLALGTPLLSLLGAVVAALTVGMRRSGILVALLALPLYVPVLVFGAGAVAASAQGLDASGALLWLGAGLLLSLLLAPLAAAAAIRIALT
- a CDS encoding cytochrome c-type biogenesis protein, translated to MLALLLALCTLPAFAQASDPTPLQFRDEAEEVRFHKLTAELRCVMCQNQSLADSNAQIAHDLRREVLDLMRQGKDDTQVKQFLVERYGEFVLYKPDVAPGTYILWFGPLLLLLAGGVWVGRIVAKRAKQPAPATDDTDQEW
- a CDS encoding DUF3293 domain-containing protein; amino-acid sequence: MADHRASADGTGLGAVPEAERARLAAAWAAAHYFVSVGRQEWLFRTGMTAPDVERQVMASRYLFITAWNPPPGDAPRPVNDAAQERLHARLHMLGLAFHPALGCNSQGGMVEHGCLVLDPSTEQADALAREFGQGGTLFWHADAPVRLRMMWPRPPQADDDPHTDWVG
- a CDS encoding DsbE family thiol:disulfide interchange protein, with translation MNHASELPPSPPRSRGAMTFALVIIGLFFVGLMGLLYYGVKQSDRAGRDALPSPLIGKPAPAFDLPLLHDPARRVTNADLAGQPYVMNVWGSWCPECRVEHPVLTKFALTKRVRFIGYNLKDEREDALRWLEQFGNPYMMVVADLEGRTAIDWGIYGAPETFLVDDQGVIRWKHVGAIDQAIIDQQLIPALEKIEAGR
- the ccmE gene encoding cytochrome c maturation protein CcmE, whose translation is MNPVRRRRLLFVLLAVLVAGTATALIAMALQRNVAYLYTPAEVLRGEAGEARFRLGGMVEKGSFKREPGSLVTHFGVTDGDAQLTVRYDKILPDLFREGQAVVATGSMQDGVFVATDVLAKHDEAYMPKEVADKMGKAHQKHDVQAAPAGSVN
- a CDS encoding heme lyase CcmF/NrfE family subunit, whose protein sequence is MLPELGQIALILALLVAILQAALPLAGAQRNKTAWMEVARPAAYAQLWLVMLAFIALTVAFVKQDFSVKYVADNSNSLLPMVYRYTAVWGSHEGSLLLWALVLALWTGAVALFSRRLPDVVMARVLGVMGVVAIGFLAFLIFTSNPFVRLLPSPGEGRDLNPLLQDPGMIIHPPLLYVGYVGFVVPFAFAIAALLDGHVDARWLRWTRPWTNVAWGFLTLGIALGSWWAYYELGWGGWWFWDPVENASFMPWLVGAALIHSQAVTEKRGAFRGWTLLLAIAAFSLSLLGTFLVRSGVITSVHAFAADPTRGVFILIFLGIVIGSSLLLYALRAPQLADGESEKSYFAASSRETLLLANNLLLTAACAMVLLGTLYPLIADALNLGKISVGPPYFSLLFIVLMAPLVALVPFGPITRWQRDNLAKPFAMLLPWAGLALVLAVIAYFVAPQGKLKVAAGILGAAWVGLGTLRFLWQRLRANGRFTPEMLGMTLAHTGVAVFLVGALLVEGLNVQRELAVKPGQTVEVGRWGFHFQGVDETQGPNYLSDRGHVQVLRDGKPVTLLHPEKRAYASGGQVMTEAGIRPGVLGDVYVAIGEPLGNDAWALRVHIKPFVRWIWLGAALMALGGFVTAADRRFRNHKTAEARPA
- a CDS encoding amidohydrolase: MQDLRISLVQGETRWHDPAGNRDYYGGLIAPLAGQTDLVILPETFTSGFSNEAIDQAEGMEGATVAWIREQATKLDAAVTGSVQLRTDEGVFNRLLFATPDGDLQYYDKRHLFRYANEHKRYAAGRDRLTVEWKGWRINPLVCYDLRFPVFARNRYDVERTGQLDFDLQLFVANWPAARAYPWKTLLRARAIENLCYVAAVNRAGTDGNGLEYSGDSAVIDFLGQPMVELPAGEGVVTTVVSAEALAAHRERFPAMLDADRFELR
- a CDS encoding heme ABC transporter permease produces the protein MNPLVRWFHQLGSPPYFDRFAARWTPWCYLAAIVLLGLGLWQALFVVPADYQQGDSFRILYIHVPSAWMSMFVFGLMAFYAAIALVWRIKLCEILAMACAPTGAAFTVITLATGSIWGKPMWGTWWDWDPRLTTELILLFLYLGVMGLYGAIDDRRSAARAAGLLAIVGVAILPVIRYSVVWWNSLHQGQTIRVFGESSMDDSMILPLVLMVIATKFWFAGSLLARARADNLRREAGKDWVAKLAAAKEATP
- a CDS encoding heme exporter protein CcmD, which codes for MSYLEYVIGAYAVFAVVLGWDFLAPRLQVRRELRAARQRVARDARRNAAPADLER
- a CDS encoding pyridoxal phosphate-dependent aminotransferase, coding for MSQPQTKLPKVGTTIFTVMSQLAAEHGAVNLGQGFPDFAVPQRLVDELDAAMRAGHNQYAPMTGVAPLRQAIAEKVLRCYGRQVDPDTEITVTSGATEALFNAIHAVVRPGEEVIVLDPAYDSYEPAIDLAGARAVHVPLDPQTFAVDWDRVRAAITPKTRLLIVNSPHNPSGAMFDEADIRALSALLEGTGIYLISDEVYEHIVFDGRRHESILRYPELAARAFVVSSFGKTYHCTGWKIGYAIAPPALSAEFRKVHQYNVFCTFAPAQHAFAAMIRDEPEHYEQLGAFYQDKRDRFRKQLLGTKFKPLPVPGGYFQLVDYSAVSDLPDAEFVKWLTIEHGVTAIPLSPFYDTPPAGQRLARLCFAKNEATLDAAIERLKTL